Proteins from a single region of Chryseobacterium sp. W4I1:
- a CDS encoding transporter translates to MNIYQSFFKLFFGAILLPALCFAQKDSVRYSLFNPVPRALMREMETDRPDVTESPYTVDAGHFQYETDLVRLKKEKSDLLKTSTLLINQANLKIGITGSTAIQIGWQTYGRQKEIERSSGSVVKTDGIGDVTLRIKQNLIGNDNGNFALAILPYVKFPTSAYDKESRFEGGLIVPMSYKLPGEWKIGLQVEVDRLKDLDQSAMHTEFLQTLTISHPLFKGIDGIAETYYTYDFKAHQLSNYINAAIQIEVARDFKLDAGVNYGIQDTAAKHYFIGASYRH, encoded by the coding sequence ATGAATATATATCAATCTTTTTTTAAACTATTTTTTGGTGCGATATTATTGCCCGCATTATGTTTTGCACAAAAGGACTCGGTTAGATACTCCCTTTTTAATCCGGTTCCGCGCGCGCTCATGAGAGAAATGGAAACCGACCGCCCGGATGTAACTGAATCTCCATATACTGTAGATGCAGGACATTTCCAGTATGAAACAGACTTAGTCAGGCTTAAAAAGGAGAAATCAGACTTACTGAAGACAAGCACATTATTAATTAATCAAGCGAACCTCAAGATTGGAATTACAGGTAGCACAGCAATACAAATCGGTTGGCAGACCTATGGTCGGCAAAAAGAGATTGAACGTAGTTCAGGTTCTGTAGTAAAAACAGATGGGATTGGTGATGTGACACTTAGGATCAAACAGAACTTAATAGGAAATGATAATGGAAACTTTGCGTTGGCAATACTACCCTACGTCAAATTTCCGACTTCTGCATATGATAAGGAAAGTCGTTTCGAAGGAGGCCTGATTGTGCCCATGTCATATAAATTGCCCGGTGAATGGAAAATTGGGCTGCAAGTGGAAGTTGATCGGCTAAAAGATCTGGATCAATCGGCAATGCATACCGAATTTTTGCAGACATTGACGATAAGTCATCCATTATTTAAAGGGATTGATGGAATAGCTGAAACTTATTATACTTACGATTTTAAGGCTCATCAATTATCAAATTATATCAATGCAGCAATTCAAATAGAAGTCGCCAGAGATTTTAAATTGGATGCCGGAGTGAATTACGGAATACAGGATACCGCAGCAAAACATTATTTCATTGGTGCATCTTATCGTCATTAA
- a CDS encoding NAD(P)-dependent alcohol dehydrogenase, whose product MKTYKIQNSNLVQVEQQLPEIKVNEVLIKVRAVSLNFRDLILLEKNIENRIPTSDAAGEIIEIGSEVRSLQKGDKVTTLIVPNWQNGKLTSEKLKGALGSSQRDGVLAEYIVMHENDVVKFPDYLSFAEASTLPVAGLTAWNAVVENSNAKLGDTILIVGTGGVSLFALKFAKYSGLKIIMTSSSDKKLEKLKQMGAHFTLNYKSNKDWINDILEYTSGEGVDQIIDVVGGSHLNDSIKCVKSEGIVKMVGILGRIRRNDKYKQHYAKSS is encoded by the coding sequence ATGAAGACATATAAAATTCAGAATTCAAATTTAGTTCAAGTAGAACAACAATTACCTGAAATTAAAGTAAATGAAGTCTTAATTAAAGTTAGAGCAGTTTCTTTAAATTTTAGGGATTTAATTCTATTGGAAAAGAATATTGAAAACAGAATACCTACTTCTGATGCTGCCGGTGAAATTATAGAGATTGGATCGGAGGTTAGAAGTTTACAAAAAGGTGACAAAGTAACAACCTTAATAGTTCCAAATTGGCAAAATGGTAAATTGACTTCTGAAAAATTAAAAGGTGCTTTAGGAAGCTCACAAAGAGATGGTGTTTTGGCGGAGTATATTGTTATGCATGAAAATGATGTTGTTAAATTCCCTGATTACTTATCTTTTGCCGAAGCCTCTACATTACCGGTTGCAGGTTTAACTGCTTGGAATGCAGTGGTAGAGAATTCAAATGCAAAGTTGGGGGATACAATACTGATTGTTGGAACAGGTGGGGTTTCTCTATTTGCTTTGAAATTTGCAAAATATTCTGGGCTCAAAATAATAATGACTTCGAGTAGTGATAAAAAACTTGAAAAATTAAAACAAATGGGAGCGCATTTTACACTAAATTATAAGTCCAACAAAGATTGGATAAATGATATTTTGGAATACACTTCAGGAGAAGGTGTTGATCAAATTATTGATGTTGTTGGAGGAAGCCATTTGAATGATTCAATAAAATGTGTAAAAAGCGAGGGAATAGTCAAAATGGTTGGGATTTTGGGGCGGATCAGACGGAATGATAAATACAAGCAACATTATGCTAAAAGCAGTTAA
- a CDS encoding LexA family transcriptional regulator, with the protein MSKFSDNIVFLRGKKNMTQQELADLLILTRSRYVAYEYGRTEPPIEILLRISKFYNISIDLLLTVDVRKFSIDEIMELPANRIVLPIRVDQDGNNQIEIIPQKASMGYLNGYGDPEYIESLETISLPFLKGGKFRAFPADGDSMPPYKNGTYIVGKYVENLSDLKTDRTYVFITTNDGISYKRFQFHEADGIWVKADNQFYEPYKIPLTEIKEIWEFACSINTKEYEPDEFAEHHIQNFITEIKTDIKQIKERMGDKN; encoded by the coding sequence ATGTCAAAATTCTCTGATAACATCGTGTTCCTGAGGGGTAAGAAAAATATGACCCAGCAAGAGCTGGCAGATCTGTTAATTCTTACCCGATCCAGATATGTCGCCTATGAATATGGAAGGACAGAACCTCCTATTGAAATATTGCTTAGAATTTCAAAATTCTATAACATCAGCATCGACCTATTGTTGACTGTAGATGTCAGAAAATTTTCTATTGATGAAATAATGGAGCTTCCTGCCAATAGAATCGTTCTGCCTATAAGGGTTGATCAAGATGGAAACAACCAGATTGAGATTATTCCCCAAAAAGCTTCTATGGGCTACTTGAATGGCTACGGAGATCCGGAATACATAGAAAGTCTGGAGACCATATCATTACCTTTTTTAAAAGGTGGTAAGTTTAGGGCATTTCCAGCTGACGGAGATTCAATGCCCCCCTATAAGAACGGCACCTATATCGTTGGAAAATATGTTGAAAATCTTTCGGACTTAAAAACCGACAGAACTTATGTTTTTATTACCACCAATGATGGTATCAGTTACAAAAGGTTTCAGTTTCATGAAGCTGATGGTATCTGGGTAAAAGCTGACAATCAATTTTATGAGCCTTATAAAATACCATTGACTGAAATTAAAGAGATCTGGGAATTTGCCTGTAGTATTAATACAAAAGAATATGAGCCTGATGAATTTGCAGAACACCATATTCAAAATTTTATCACAGAGATTAAAACTGATATTAAACAGATCAAAGAAAGAATGGGAGATAAGAATTGA
- a CDS encoding alpha-ketoglutarate-dependent dioxygenase AlkB has product MNQLSLFDAEEFYEFPKDLLEYKENFLSREEADLLKNKLLKTAPWEQRTQKMYDRMVLTPRLTAWYGDSKYNDSEEDKKPTNPWTTELFSLKQRIEKEFDCKFNGVLLNLYRDHHDSVAWHRDKERRYGKRPVIASISLGQTRNFDFRKKDHHSSKYSLPLPHGSLLIMKGNLQEHWEHRIAKSIVPMKERINLTFRLIIR; this is encoded by the coding sequence ATGAACCAATTGAGCTTATTTGATGCAGAAGAATTTTATGAGTTTCCAAAAGACCTTTTGGAATACAAGGAAAACTTCCTGAGCAGGGAAGAAGCCGACCTGCTTAAAAACAAATTATTGAAAACCGCTCCCTGGGAGCAGCGTACTCAAAAAATGTATGATAGGATGGTTCTCACCCCACGTTTAACAGCTTGGTATGGTGATTCAAAATATAATGACTCAGAAGAAGATAAAAAGCCAACTAATCCATGGACTACTGAATTGTTTTCATTAAAACAAAGAATTGAGAAGGAATTTGACTGTAAGTTTAATGGTGTCCTATTAAACCTGTATCGTGACCATCATGACTCCGTCGCCTGGCACCGAGATAAAGAAAGAAGATATGGAAAACGTCCTGTCATTGCATCCATCAGCCTTGGACAAACCAGAAACTTTGATTTCAGAAAAAAAGATCATCATTCAAGTAAATATAGCTTACCACTTCCTCATGGCTCACTGCTCATTATGAAAGGAAATTTACAAGAGCATTGGGAACATCGGATAGCAAAATCTATAGTACCTATGAAAGAGCGGATTAATCTTACGTTTCGATTGATTATTAGGTAG
- a CDS encoding YihY/virulence factor BrkB family protein, producing MKILNNFWETLKETYKDWSARDLGTEAASLAYNAIFSIPGLLIIVIWFTGIFFGEEAVRGEITKLIGSMMGRDVGKSLEEMVIAGMVDKKNIVMKIVGIVTLIFGATSLFFQFQKSLNKLWDVVAAPKKAWKKYILDRANSLGMIIVIAFLMLITLLLSSFIGLANDWVIRRFGLETLILVNIINILVGFLVTLFLFAAMFKILPDVQIQWKSVWIGAAVTAALFTLGKYILTFYFDTFNPSSAFGTAGTVILLLLWINYTCQIIFFGAEFTKVYAKKKGHQLTPSKHAKWSPQVVSKEDSTEVVTGAEPSHRTSS from the coding sequence ATGAAAATATTAAATAATTTTTGGGAAACACTTAAAGAAACTTATAAAGACTGGAGTGCACGGGACTTAGGAACTGAAGCCGCCAGCTTAGCTTATAATGCAATTTTTTCGATCCCAGGACTTTTAATTATTGTTATTTGGTTTACGGGAATTTTCTTTGGTGAAGAAGCAGTACGTGGTGAAATAACAAAACTTATCGGCAGTATGATGGGAAGAGATGTTGGAAAAAGCCTCGAAGAAATGGTAATAGCCGGAATGGTTGACAAAAAGAACATTGTCATGAAAATTGTCGGAATCGTCACATTAATCTTTGGTGCAACCTCACTCTTTTTTCAATTTCAAAAATCACTTAATAAGCTTTGGGATGTTGTTGCAGCACCTAAAAAGGCATGGAAAAAATACATCCTCGACCGAGCAAATTCTTTGGGAATGATTATCGTAATTGCATTTCTTATGCTCATTACACTGCTATTAAGCTCTTTTATCGGTCTTGCGAATGACTGGGTTATCCGTCGTTTTGGTCTCGAAACTCTAATTCTTGTGAATATCATAAATATCCTGGTAGGTTTTCTGGTTACGCTCTTCCTTTTTGCAGCCATGTTCAAAATTTTGCCGGATGTCCAGATACAATGGAAATCCGTTTGGATAGGCGCTGCAGTAACAGCAGCTTTATTCACTCTTGGAAAATATATACTGACTTTTTATTTTGATACGTTCAATCCAAGTTCAGCCTTCGGTACAGCGGGGACGGTCATTCTACTTTTACTGTGGATTAATTATACCTGCCAGATTATTTTCTTTGGTGCAGAATTTACCAAGGTGTATGCCAAAAAGAAGGGTCACCAGCTTACTCCCTCAAAGCATGCCAAATGGAGCCCTCAAGTAGTGTCTAAGGAAGATTCCACAGAGGTAGTCACCGGTGCAGAGCCATCGCATAGAACCAGTAGTTAG
- a CDS encoding DNA polymerase III subunit alpha produces MFLNCHSYHSLRYGTISIKELVQQAVHFNIKTLALTDINTVTGIYDFYKICQDHNIKPIVGVEIRVQDGLYYICLAKNQKSIGEINRLLTAYNCEGIEIPKANPDLTDTFVIYPLENIPERLSDHEFIGIRQDQLNFLIKPELKSLIHKMVILHPVTFTTSEEYELHKILRAIDHNTLISKLTEADYCKDNEIFTCKKQLLEEFKNESQIIENTQYMVNNCHFDFDFSTPKNKKHFTDSKENDFELLKKLAYQGLSKRYAEDNLHAKTRVDKELGVIKQLNFCSYFLITWDIIQYSNRMGFMHIGRGSGANSIVSYCIGITDICPLELDLYFERFLNLNRKTPPDFDIDWSWQTRDIILEYIFGKYGKDHVAFCGTNVEFKYRSIFREVGKVFGLPKDELDTLATKPIQEHDNNSVSRQVHYYGKLLEKFPNQRSMHSCGILISEEPITNYSALEMPPKGFPIVQFDMYTAEEIGLEKFDILSQRGLGTINDTVKLVKEKRGIDIDIRDTSLSKDEAKCNEFLSSGKTIGCFYIESPAMRGLLRRLKCDNYKVLVAASSIIRPGVAQSGMMREYIFRHNNPTKFEYFHEVFEKELGETYGIMVYQEDVIKIALHFGGLSAPDGDVLRRAMSGKGRALSALQKVKDNFFESCKKLGHPEQLSMEVYRQIESFAGYSFCKAHSASYAVESYQSLYLKVYYPIEFMVSAINNGGGFYRTEVYIHEARMSGAAIHNPCVNLSQYQTTVYSSDVYLGLMHIERLETRLAQLILEERNQNGEYISLENFIKRIPIGIETLQILIFIGAFRFTGKQKHELLIESRFLLGNNKVAFRHLTLLEEPQKNYKLPQIERNPFEDAFDEIEILGFPVSFSPFDLLQTRYRGSIMAKDLTKYHKKQVKMLAYLISRKHVPTKKGTMYFGTWIDAEGEYFDTAHFPNCLEGYPFQGGGCYLLLGTVEVDFHFPTVTIHKMAKMPFIPDPRYSMDKEKSLEAERNLHEDVSMTWRKPYPQEHEIGLPRQRML; encoded by the coding sequence ATGTTTCTGAATTGCCATTCCTATCACAGCCTGCGGTATGGAACTATTTCTATTAAAGAACTGGTTCAGCAGGCTGTACATTTTAATATTAAAACTCTGGCCCTTACGGATATCAATACCGTTACCGGGATCTATGATTTCTATAAAATCTGCCAGGATCACAATATCAAACCAATCGTCGGAGTTGAAATACGGGTTCAAGATGGACTGTATTATATATGTCTGGCTAAAAATCAAAAAAGCATCGGAGAGATCAACAGGCTTTTAACGGCTTATAACTGTGAAGGCATTGAAATTCCTAAAGCAAATCCTGATCTTACAGATACTTTTGTTATTTATCCACTGGAAAATATTCCTGAAAGATTATCAGATCATGAATTTATAGGCATCAGGCAGGATCAATTAAACTTTTTAATCAAGCCGGAATTAAAATCGTTAATCCATAAAATGGTTATCCTACATCCGGTTACCTTTACCACCTCTGAAGAATATGAACTTCATAAAATATTAAGGGCAATTGATCACAATACATTGATCAGTAAGCTTACAGAAGCTGATTACTGTAAAGACAACGAGATATTCACCTGTAAAAAACAGCTTCTGGAAGAATTTAAAAATGAGAGTCAAATTATTGAGAATACACAATACATGGTCAATAACTGCCATTTTGATTTTGATTTTTCAACGCCTAAAAACAAAAAACATTTCACGGACAGCAAAGAAAATGATTTTGAACTTTTAAAAAAGTTAGCGTATCAGGGACTTTCAAAAAGGTATGCTGAGGATAACCTACATGCAAAAACAAGAGTGGATAAAGAGTTAGGGGTTATTAAGCAGCTTAATTTCTGTTCCTACTTCCTGATCACCTGGGATATTATCCAATACAGTAACCGCATGGGTTTTATGCACATAGGAAGAGGAAGCGGTGCCAATTCTATTGTCAGCTACTGCATCGGAATAACTGATATATGCCCCCTGGAACTGGATCTCTATTTTGAGAGGTTTTTAAACCTCAACCGTAAAACGCCTCCTGATTTTGACATCGACTGGAGCTGGCAGACCAGGGATATCATCCTTGAATATATTTTTGGTAAATATGGTAAAGACCATGTTGCCTTCTGTGGGACCAATGTAGAATTTAAATACCGGTCTATATTTCGGGAAGTAGGAAAAGTATTCGGACTTCCAAAAGATGAATTGGATACGCTGGCAACAAAACCCATCCAAGAACATGATAATAATTCTGTATCCAGACAGGTTCATTACTATGGAAAGCTTTTAGAAAAATTTCCTAACCAGAGAAGCATGCATTCCTGCGGAATTCTGATCTCAGAAGAGCCTATTACTAATTATTCTGCACTCGAAATGCCTCCCAAGGGTTTTCCGATTGTACAGTTCGATATGTATACCGCTGAAGAGATTGGCCTTGAAAAGTTTGACATTCTCTCACAGAGAGGTTTAGGCACTATTAATGACACGGTAAAGCTGGTGAAGGAAAAAAGAGGGATCGACATCGATATCCGGGATACATCTCTATCAAAAGATGAAGCGAAGTGCAATGAATTCTTAAGTTCCGGAAAAACCATCGGCTGCTTTTACATAGAATCTCCTGCCATGCGGGGCTTACTCCGAAGGCTAAAATGTGACAATTACAAAGTCCTGGTCGCTGCTTCTTCCATCATCCGGCCCGGAGTGGCCCAAAGTGGAATGATGCGGGAGTATATTTTCAGGCACAACAATCCCACAAAATTTGAGTACTTCCATGAGGTATTTGAAAAGGAACTGGGTGAAACCTATGGCATTATGGTATATCAGGAGGATGTTATTAAAATTGCACTTCACTTCGGAGGTTTATCTGCCCCTGATGGTGACGTGCTAAGAAGGGCCATGAGCGGTAAAGGCCGGGCTTTATCCGCTTTACAGAAAGTAAAAGATAATTTTTTTGAATCCTGTAAAAAGCTGGGGCATCCTGAACAATTATCCATGGAAGTATACCGACAGATCGAATCATTTGCAGGATATTCTTTCTGTAAAGCACATTCTGCTTCCTATGCCGTGGAAAGTTATCAGAGTTTATACTTAAAGGTCTACTACCCTATTGAGTTTATGGTTTCTGCCATCAATAACGGTGGAGGATTCTACAGAACTGAAGTCTATATTCATGAAGCCCGGATGTCGGGAGCTGCAATCCACAATCCCTGTGTTAATTTAAGCCAATACCAGACAACGGTTTATAGCTCGGATGTTTACTTGGGATTGATGCATATTGAAAGGCTGGAAACGAGATTAGCACAGCTGATTTTGGAAGAAAGAAATCAAAATGGAGAATATATTTCTTTAGAAAACTTTATCAAAAGAATTCCCATTGGCATTGAAACACTACAAATTTTAATCTTTATTGGAGCATTCCGTTTTACCGGAAAACAGAAACATGAACTACTAATTGAATCAAGATTTCTGTTGGGAAATAATAAAGTCGCTTTCAGACATCTGACTTTATTGGAAGAGCCTCAAAAAAATTATAAACTTCCCCAGATTGAAAGAAACCCATTTGAGGATGCGTTTGATGAAATAGAGATATTGGGCTTTCCCGTTTCTTTCAGCCCTTTTGATCTTTTACAAACCAGATACAGAGGCAGTATAATGGCTAAAGACCTTACCAAGTATCACAAAAAACAGGTGAAGATGCTTGCTTATCTGATTTCTAGAAAGCATGTTCCCACCAAAAAAGGAACGATGTACTTCGGAACCTGGATTGATGCGGAAGGAGAATATTTTGATACTGCTCATTTTCCAAACTGCCTTGAAGGATATCCTTTTCAGGGTGGCGGCTGTTATCTGTTATTAGGAACCGTAGAAGTAGATTTCCATTTCCCTACTGTTACCATTCATAAAATGGCAAAAATGCCTTTTATTCCGGATCCAAGATATTCTATGGATAAAGAAAAATCATTGGAAGCCGAGCGTAATCTGCATGAAGATGTCAGTATGACCTGGCGAAAACCTTATCCTCAGGAACATGAAATAGGATTGCCAAGGCAGAGGATGTTGTAA
- a CDS encoding DUF5700 domain-containing putative Zn-dependent protease: protein MIKKNIFFLLFFLSSQIAFAQTFDDTSCWEYFKITEDLKNDKPLNKKIWNQFLKNEAIQVYLNDQGVDSTYIDNYRKIMEIVYMPKNSAALKERLKDPIKNWWFYIVNEYKVNEGQMKKYLTNIKNDPKKYFETCYQYTYQMLPKKYQKTAPEYKVTIIPIHNDAHIENGWIVYTLMASYFHDINKMGTLGGHEFHHLLRPRLVFDVEDQDAVIISLLQKILNEGSADLVDKVYEGKDAVNLLEFQRETGAEFITEGAKAIKNIDSLLSVKPLDRSKLKLNKLINSWNTSGHIPGYYMSDIIEKGGYKKALIKHVYDPFEFIYLYDKASKKDKNAYVLSSTTMDIVHELDKKYRSKVKIVKHH, encoded by the coding sequence ATGATTAAAAAAAATATATTCTTTTTATTATTCTTTCTATCTTCTCAAATAGCATTTGCTCAAACCTTTGATGACACCTCTTGCTGGGAATATTTTAAAATTACAGAAGACTTAAAAAACGATAAACCACTTAACAAGAAAATCTGGAATCAATTTTTAAAAAATGAAGCAATACAGGTATACCTAAACGATCAGGGTGTTGACAGTACATATATTGACAATTATAGAAAAATCATGGAGATCGTTTATATGCCAAAAAATAGTGCTGCCTTAAAGGAAAGACTGAAAGACCCTATCAAAAATTGGTGGTTTTATATTGTTAATGAGTATAAGGTAAACGAAGGTCAAATGAAAAAATATCTGACCAACATTAAAAATGATCCTAAAAAGTATTTTGAAACCTGTTATCAATACACATATCAAATGCTCCCCAAGAAATATCAAAAAACTGCCCCTGAGTATAAAGTGACGATTATTCCGATACACAATGATGCCCATATTGAGAACGGCTGGATAGTATACACTCTTATGGCATCTTACTTCCATGATATTAATAAAATGGGTACATTAGGAGGTCACGAGTTTCATCACTTATTGAGGCCCCGACTTGTATTTGATGTGGAAGATCAAGATGCGGTCATTATAAGTCTACTTCAAAAAATACTGAATGAAGGAAGTGCTGATTTAGTAGACAAGGTATATGAGGGAAAAGATGCGGTAAATCTGTTAGAATTTCAGAGAGAAACCGGTGCGGAATTCATTACAGAAGGCGCAAAAGCCATTAAAAATATTGATTCATTATTATCTGTAAAGCCTTTAGACAGATCGAAATTAAAGTTGAATAAGCTGATTAATTCATGGAATACTAGCGGACATATTCCCGGTTATTATATGTCTGACATTATCGAAAAGGGAGGATATAAAAAAGCACTAATCAAACATGTTTACGACCCTTTCGAGTTTATATACCTATATGATAAAGCATCTAAAAAAGACAAAAATGCTTATGTTTTGTCATCCACAACCATGGATATTGTTCATGAGCTGGATAAAAAGTACAGGTCTAAAGTAAAGATTGTGAAGCATCATTAG
- a CDS encoding serine hydrolase, with amino-acid sequence MKKCLLLAIIIFITSCSNDDSNSSPDRKALAQQKLKTALSNFPGLSLSVKTVSENYTLVAGDAVINEKPMTTSALHYMQSISKTFTAVAVLKLKDEGKINLDAKVNTYLPTICNHLPNGNIITVRQLLNMTSGLPDYLDNDQFLNDVVAGPLPMMSEQVLSYVYDQPAKFAPGSSFGYCNINYHLLALIIDSVTPNGHRKYITDKIINAIGLSRTYYIAGSASTTAPEGTTANYLEIDGTFTDMSELQLGTVLTLIGDDGIVASVQDIAGFYYKLFHDKTILSAASLAEMKVAVSYQGTPIYGLGLYFYKTNGGLQAIGHEGSGVGAGAYAFYFPSKNTSVILCTNAGTLIDAIKEEQLRVLYEEIIGILLE; translated from the coding sequence ATGAAAAAGTGTTTATTACTAGCTATTATTATTTTTATCACCTCATGTAGCAATGACGATTCAAACTCTTCACCTGATAGAAAAGCGCTGGCACAGCAAAAACTTAAGACAGCTTTGTCCAACTTTCCCGGCTTAAGCCTTAGTGTAAAGACAGTTTCCGAGAATTATACTCTTGTTGCAGGAGACGCGGTAATTAATGAAAAACCGATGACCACTTCTGCACTTCACTATATGCAGAGTATTTCAAAAACCTTTACCGCAGTTGCTGTCCTAAAACTGAAAGACGAGGGCAAAATTAATCTTGATGCCAAAGTAAACACCTATCTTCCTACCATTTGTAATCATCTGCCAAACGGAAATATCATTACGGTAAGGCAACTGCTTAATATGACATCAGGCCTTCCTGATTATTTAGATAACGATCAGTTTTTGAACGATGTTGTTGCAGGGCCACTGCCTATGATGAGTGAACAGGTATTGAGCTATGTGTACGATCAACCTGCAAAATTTGCACCCGGCTCCTCATTTGGGTATTGCAATATAAATTATCACTTGCTGGCTCTTATTATTGATAGTGTTACTCCAAACGGACATCGAAAGTATATTACGGACAAAATAATTAATGCCATTGGACTTTCCAGAACCTATTATATAGCGGGCTCGGCAAGCACGACGGCTCCCGAAGGGACGACGGCTAACTATCTGGAAATAGACGGCACTTTTACCGATATGAGCGAGTTGCAGTTGGGTACAGTACTTACCCTCATTGGAGATGATGGTATTGTTGCTTCCGTTCAGGATATAGCTGGATTTTACTACAAACTGTTTCATGACAAAACAATACTCTCAGCCGCATCGTTAGCAGAAATGAAGGTTGCGGTTAGTTATCAGGGTACTCCAATATATGGCTTAGGGCTATATTTTTATAAAACCAATGGTGGCCTGCAGGCAATTGGTCACGAGGGTAGTGGTGTAGGAGCCGGAGCCTATGCTTTTTATTTTCCTTCCAAAAATACCAGCGTCATCCTGTGTACAAACGCAGGAACGCTTATCGATGCTATAAAAGAGGAACAGTTACGGGTATTGTATGAAGAAATTATAGGTATATTGCTTGAGTAA
- the dinB gene encoding DNA polymerase IV has protein sequence MERAIVHMDLDTFFVSCERLKNSELEKKPVIIGGGDRGVVASCSYETRFFGVRSAMPIKMALRLCPEAKVIKGDMEMYSNMSHMVTEIIQEKVPVLEKASIDEFYLDLSGMDQFFGCYKWTHEIAESVQKNTGLPISFALSTNKTVSKIGTGESKPTGRFEVKQSDIRPFLNPLSVKKIPMVGDVTFQLLSRLGIRTIQTLSEMPIEVLGQLIGKNGNELWKKAHGIDEAPVVPYSERKSISTEDTFTQDTIDIEGIKSILSGMVEKLCYQLRAEKWLVSVVVIKVRYSNFDTETKQCRIPYTSADHTLLRYVLELFKKVYTRRMRIRLVGVKFTGLVHGCHQMDLFEDTEELISLYQTMDTIKNRFGTSSVGRASGLLK, from the coding sequence ATGGAAAGAGCAATTGTACATATGGATTTGGATACGTTCTTTGTTTCCTGTGAAAGGCTGAAAAACTCCGAATTGGAGAAAAAGCCTGTGATCATCGGAGGTGGAGACCGTGGTGTAGTGGCGTCCTGCTCTTATGAAACCCGCTTTTTCGGAGTAAGGAGTGCGATGCCCATCAAAATGGCTTTGCGGCTGTGTCCCGAAGCAAAAGTAATCAAGGGAGATATGGAAATGTATTCCAATATGTCCCATATGGTAACGGAGATTATTCAGGAAAAAGTACCCGTTCTGGAAAAGGCAAGTATTGATGAATTTTATCTTGACCTTTCAGGAATGGATCAATTTTTTGGATGTTATAAGTGGACTCATGAAATAGCAGAAAGCGTACAGAAAAACACAGGATTACCGATAAGTTTTGCCTTATCTACCAATAAAACAGTTTCCAAAATCGGAACCGGAGAATCAAAACCAACAGGAAGATTTGAAGTTAAACAGTCTGATATCCGACCTTTTTTAAATCCGCTTTCCGTAAAGAAGATTCCTATGGTCGGGGATGTTACCTTTCAGCTGCTTTCAAGACTGGGCATAAGAACCATACAGACTCTTTCTGAAATGCCTATTGAGGTACTCGGGCAGCTGATCGGTAAAAACGGAAATGAGCTCTGGAAAAAGGCACACGGAATTGATGAGGCTCCTGTGGTTCCCTATTCGGAACGAAAATCTATTTCTACAGAAGATACTTTTACTCAAGACACTATAGATATTGAGGGGATCAAAAGCATACTTTCCGGAATGGTTGAAAAGCTCTGTTATCAGCTCCGTGCAGAGAAATGGCTGGTATCGGTAGTGGTCATTAAAGTCCGGTATTCCAATTTTGATACGGAAACCAAGCAATGCAGGATCCCTTATACCTCGGCCGATCACACCCTACTGAGGTATGTTTTGGAGTTATTCAAAAAAGTATATACCCGACGGATGAGAATAAGACTGGTGGGAGTAAAGTTTACCGGATTGGTTCACGGATGCCATCAAATGGATCTCTTTGAAGATACGGAAGAACTGATCTCACTGTACCAGACAATGGATACAATCAAGAACAGATTTGGCACTTCCAGCGTAGGAAGAGCTTCCGGTTTATTAAAATAA
- a CDS encoding zinc-binding dehydrogenase — protein sequence MLKAVKIQGIETGSKEMYQRMLSALSTHKIKPAIDKIFQFEDAKEAFAYLKSSKHFGKICIELN from the coding sequence ATGCTAAAAGCAGTTAAAATTCAAGGAATAGAAACAGGCTCAAAAGAAATGTATCAAAGAATGTTATCTGCATTATCAACACATAAAATTAAACCTGCTATTGATAAAATATTTCAATTCGAAGATGCAAAAGAAGCATTTGCATACCTCAAAAGTTCAAAACATTTTGGAAAAATATGTATTGAATTAAATTAA